One Deltaproteobacteria bacterium genomic region harbors:
- a CDS encoding sigma 54-interacting transcriptional regulator: MIFEITCRVNEQEIAKRCSVPGIIPIPDEMMMEPGAQWIIATRREEWWVLGARGLRGPYRDAAGFSKVKVSWSGPCVMMHDSTEVELVQLVNPIDQPCVLSIDHTHHEFSKPLVIGRKSLCGIRVQSATVSGLHALLYPTEKSILYFDLATSNGSYDSRGARISTTKLIRGDTVTMGNTVVKVAATAHEQTQPGTKLESTAMQNLEQLISKVAPSNAPVVITGESGVGKELVANAIHRHSRVDGALITANASCFTPQLARSELFGHVAGAFTDASYNRQGLFSAAHKGTLFLDEIAEMSLSVQAELLRAIETGFIHPLGASEPVIARPRLIVASHKSLDAEVSAGRFRQDLYYRLCVVQLSVPSLRERPEDIETLAKAFVERYCPGSQLSPDVLQWLRIQPWSGNVRELRNLFWKASVIYPERPTDIFNLKHLLNGEQASRVMPDDVVRVFFEQEQDIQKTARALGVHRSTVHRHIREYRNGIKEAA; encoded by the coding sequence ATGATTTTTGAGATTACGTGTCGAGTCAATGAGCAAGAAATAGCCAAACGATGTTCCGTTCCGGGTATCATACCTATTCCGGACGAAATGATGATGGAGCCTGGTGCGCAGTGGATTATCGCCACTCGGCGAGAGGAATGGTGGGTTCTGGGTGCCCGCGGTCTTCGTGGTCCGTACCGAGATGCGGCCGGATTTAGTAAGGTTAAGGTTTCCTGGAGCGGCCCTTGCGTCATGATGCATGACTCCACCGAGGTCGAACTTGTTCAATTGGTTAACCCCATCGATCAGCCCTGTGTGCTCTCAATAGACCATACGCACCACGAATTCTCGAAACCGCTCGTCATTGGCCGCAAATCACTCTGCGGGATCAGGGTACAGTCGGCAACGGTATCGGGCCTGCACGCGCTCCTGTACCCAACGGAAAAGTCTATTCTATATTTTGATCTCGCAACCAGTAACGGAAGCTATGATTCTCGCGGTGCACGCATAAGTACCACGAAACTTATCAGAGGAGATACCGTGACTATGGGCAACACAGTCGTAAAGGTCGCAGCAACTGCCCACGAGCAAACTCAACCGGGCACCAAGCTAGAGTCTACTGCCATGCAGAATCTTGAACAACTCATTTCAAAAGTGGCGCCTTCCAATGCGCCTGTTGTCATTACGGGAGAGTCGGGAGTGGGCAAAGAACTCGTCGCAAACGCAATTCATCGGCATAGCCGAGTCGATGGTGCACTGATTACCGCGAATGCATCATGCTTCACCCCGCAGCTAGCGCGCAGTGAACTTTTCGGTCACGTTGCCGGCGCGTTCACCGATGCAAGCTACAATCGCCAAGGACTCTTCAGTGCTGCCCACAAAGGCACCCTCTTTCTTGATGAAATTGCAGAAATGTCCTTATCGGTCCAAGCAGAGCTCTTAAGAGCCATCGAAACCGGCTTCATACACCCCCTGGGAGCGAGCGAACCCGTCATTGCAAGGCCAAGGCTTATCGTCGCCTCGCATAAGAGCCTTGACGCCGAGGTTAGCGCTGGCAGATTTCGGCAAGATTTATATTACAGACTCTGCGTGGTCCAACTAAGCGTTCCATCCTTAAGAGAGCGACCAGAAGATATCGAAACGCTAGCAAAAGCATTTGTAGAAAGATATTGCCCAGGAAGCCAGCTCTCACCAGACGTCCTGCAATGGTTGAGGATTCAGCCATGGTCGGGGAATGTTCGCGAGCTTCGTAATCTTTTCTGGAAGGCTTCGGTTATCTACCCCGAGAGACCAACCGACATTTTCAATTTGAAACACCTATTGAACGGCGAGCAAGCATCTCGAGTGATGCCCGATGACGTCGTAAGGGTATTTTTTGAACAAGAGCAGGACATTCAGAAAACAGCACGAGCCCTTGGGGTGCACCGTTCAACCGTCCATCGTCACATAAGAGAGTATCGAAATGGAATAAAGGAAGCCGCGTGA
- a CDS encoding SPOR domain-containing protein: MRDARKIKERNETGNSPKLGMVAVFGVVTALVSYNVGLQSGLARNAENSEAKPESAQPLAAIDTAQKKHDAMQFYTRLTQQEIPAPAPAAPAEPAQAVKPDHAEPNKVETAKDAIARIVEPEPKAAHEPQPKAEQRHQAFAAGDYTVQVSAFQTSEEAEAYKASLTRKGYDPYVIPAEIAGKGVWYRVRVGRYETKTKANAAKAQLAMVNIPSFVVEAN; the protein is encoded by the coding sequence ATGCGAGACGCACGTAAAATTAAAGAACGCAACGAGACAGGCAATTCACCAAAGCTGGGGATGGTCGCTGTCTTTGGTGTCGTGACGGCATTGGTCTCGTATAATGTCGGCTTGCAGAGCGGCTTGGCTCGCAACGCGGAGAACTCCGAAGCGAAACCGGAATCAGCTCAGCCACTTGCGGCGATCGATACGGCACAGAAAAAGCACGACGCCATGCAGTTTTATACTCGCTTAACTCAGCAAGAAATCCCCGCTCCCGCTCCAGCAGCTCCAGCCGAGCCGGCACAAGCGGTAAAGCCAGATCACGCAGAGCCCAATAAAGTCGAAACGGCAAAAGATGCAATTGCTCGTATCGTAGAACCAGAGCCCAAGGCGGCCCATGAACCACAACCTAAAGCCGAGCAGCGCCATCAGGCCTTCGCGGCAGGCGATTACACGGTGCAGGTTAGCGCGTTTCAAACGTCGGAAGAGGCCGAGGCCTACAAAGCTTCTTTGACCCGCAAGGGATACGACCCTTACGTCATTCCTGCAGAAATCGCAGGCAAGGGAGTTTGGTATCGAGTTCGAGTCGGGCGCTATGAGACCAAGACCAAAGCTAACGCGGCGAAAGCTCAATTGGCAATGGTTAACATCCCATCATTTGTTGTTGAAGCGAACTAG
- a CDS encoding FecR domain-containing protein, with product MNLVNQKLRTAFFPAFLVCLSVSAGLFFQHKPAEAKVPVIGEVTYLRGESFRASAGSSNWLPLKVDMKLHEGDRLQTKKSARIEARLTDGSVVRLGQNTQLSLQKVVTNQKGQRKSVKAKLLLGKIWASVKKAVGAETEFSVTTDHAVAGVRGTRFETVASKTGTSVKVYSGAVLVSNKPIYAIKGHTKKKRVQVAGPQLVSKKKWKELITGAMQVVKVSSSGAMQAPAAFTMADKSQGDWEAWNAERDAQAGIHE from the coding sequence ATGAACCTGGTGAATCAAAAATTGCGAACCGCGTTCTTCCCGGCGTTCCTAGTTTGCTTGAGCGTCAGTGCCGGCTTGTTTTTCCAACACAAGCCAGCAGAGGCAAAGGTTCCTGTCATTGGTGAGGTTACGTATCTCAGAGGTGAGAGCTTTAGAGCTTCAGCTGGCAGTAGTAACTGGTTGCCCTTAAAAGTGGATATGAAGTTGCACGAGGGAGACCGACTGCAAACGAAGAAGTCTGCTCGAATTGAAGCAAGGCTGACAGACGGTTCTGTTGTGCGACTTGGGCAAAACACCCAGTTAAGCCTGCAAAAAGTTGTTACAAACCAAAAGGGTCAACGAAAGTCGGTTAAGGCTAAACTCCTGCTTGGTAAAATTTGGGCAAGCGTGAAAAAGGCAGTCGGGGCCGAGACGGAGTTCTCTGTGACCACGGACCATGCGGTTGCTGGTGTGCGAGGAACACGGTTTGAAACCGTTGCCTCGAAAACAGGTACCTCGGTAAAGGTTTACTCAGGAGCAGTCCTGGTTTCGAACAAGCCAATCTATGCGATTAAAGGACACACAAAGAAAAAACGTGTCCAAGTAGCTGGGCCGCAGCTCGTCTCCAAGAAGAAGTGGAAAGAGTTAATTACCGGTGCCATGCAGGTTGTTAAGGTTTCCTCTTCGGGAGCCATGCAGGCGCCAGCAGCGTTTACGATGGCTGATAAATCTCAGGGAGACTGGGAAGCATGGAATGCTGAGCGCGATGCGCAGGCAGGCATTCACGAGTAG